A region of Maribacter algicola DNA encodes the following proteins:
- a CDS encoding sulfite exporter TauE/SafE family protein has protein sequence MEISLTSWILATLAAFVIGMSKAGIKGIAVINVTFMALAFGAKESTGMVVPLLILADIFAVIYYNRHTQWSYVFKVLPWMVFGLLIGVILGKDLPENLFRIGMAIIIIITVIMMYWWDRKKVKTVPTHWTFSGTIGTLAGITTMVGNLAGAFSNIYFLAMRLPKNHFIGTAAWLFLIVNVLKLPFHFFVWKTITWESLILNVKLLPGIFLGFFVGIRIIKLINEEFFRKMILVLTALGALLIMVG, from the coding sequence ATGGAAATCTCTTTAACGTCTTGGATTTTGGCCACGCTTGCCGCCTTTGTAATAGGCATGTCCAAGGCAGGGATTAAGGGAATCGCGGTCATCAATGTTACCTTTATGGCCTTGGCTTTTGGGGCCAAGGAATCCACGGGTATGGTAGTACCGCTCCTTATTTTGGCCGATATTTTCGCGGTCATCTACTACAACCGGCATACCCAATGGAGTTATGTCTTCAAGGTATTGCCATGGATGGTATTTGGACTGCTTATTGGGGTTATATTAGGTAAGGACCTTCCCGAAAACCTGTTTAGGATTGGCATGGCGATCATTATCATCATCACCGTAATTATGATGTATTGGTGGGATCGGAAAAAAGTGAAGACGGTTCCCACCCATTGGACCTTTTCAGGCACTATTGGCACCCTGGCCGGTATCACCACCATGGTAGGGAATTTGGCGGGAGCCTTTTCCAATATTTATTTTTTGGCGATGCGCCTGCCCAAAAATCATTTTATAGGGACGGCAGCTTGGTTGTTTTTGATCGTTAATGTTTTAAAGTTGCCCTTTCACTTTTTTGTCTGGAAAACCATTACGTGGGAATCCCTGATACTCAATGTAAAACTTTTGCCCGGCATATTCCTGGGTTTCTTTGTTGGGATTCGCATTATTAAATTGATCAATGAGGAGTTTTTCCGTAAAATGATTTTGGTGCTTACCGCACTAGGGGCGCTCTTAATTATGGTGGGATAG
- a CDS encoding sodium:solute symporter family protein, translated as MELSTLDYSFIVVFFSIVLGIGIYVSKKSGKDSSEFFLSGRTMPWWLLGLSMVATTFSTDTPNLVTDIVRTNGVSGNWVWWCFLITGMLTVFVYAKLWRKSNVNTDLEFYEMRYGGKPASFLRKFRAIYLGALFNIITMASVTLAAIKIGGIMLGLEPWETVVGAGLITVIFSALGGFKGVVYTDFLLFFVAMSGAIGAAYYLVNIPEVGGVAALMQNENVVDKLNILPDFDNTQVLITLFIIPIAVQWWSSWYPGAEPGGGGYIAQRMLAAKDENHAIGATFFFNIMHYALRPWPWILVALASLVVYPDIASIAEAFPNMDESKLGHDLAYSAMLTKLPSGLLGVVLASLIAAYMSTISTQLNWGSSYIVFDFYKRQINPDATEKQMVAVGRISTVVLMVVSALFALTLQNAFEVFDLLIQFGAGTGLVFILRWFWWRINAWSEITAMFASGILVILLAKTSLGDMFFAPETGIFPEWANYPFIVVVTTAIWLLVTFLTPPESDATLRSFYKKIQPGGPGWKKVVSKSKAENVEIVKAGEKWSVPQGITAMLLGIALIYSIMFATGYWIYGRTPSALILTGVALVTGFLLIKAWNRMKDNIL; from the coding sequence ATGGAATTAAGCACCCTCGACTACAGTTTTATAGTGGTCTTCTTCTCTATCGTTTTAGGAATAGGAATTTATGTTTCAAAGAAATCAGGAAAGGATTCCTCGGAGTTTTTTCTTTCTGGGCGGACCATGCCTTGGTGGTTACTTGGTTTGTCCATGGTAGCCACGACCTTTTCAACAGATACCCCAAACCTGGTTACGGACATCGTCCGTACCAACGGTGTTTCGGGAAACTGGGTCTGGTGGTGTTTCCTGATTACGGGAATGCTTACGGTTTTTGTGTATGCCAAATTATGGCGTAAATCCAATGTAAATACTGATTTGGAATTTTATGAAATGCGGTATGGAGGGAAACCTGCAAGCTTTTTACGAAAGTTCAGGGCCATCTATCTTGGCGCGCTGTTCAATATCATCACTATGGCCTCCGTGACCTTGGCGGCCATTAAGATCGGCGGTATCATGCTAGGACTGGAACCTTGGGAAACCGTTGTGGGCGCAGGCTTGATTACCGTAATATTCAGTGCCCTTGGAGGATTTAAGGGTGTGGTTTATACCGATTTTCTCCTATTTTTCGTTGCCATGTCCGGTGCTATTGGAGCAGCCTATTATTTGGTGAACATACCAGAAGTTGGAGGGGTGGCTGCTTTGATGCAGAACGAAAACGTAGTGGACAAGCTGAATATCCTACCGGATTTTGATAATACCCAAGTCCTGATTACCCTGTTCATAATACCCATTGCCGTGCAGTGGTGGAGTTCTTGGTATCCTGGTGCTGAACCCGGTGGTGGTGGGTACATTGCCCAAAGAATGTTGGCGGCCAAGGATGAAAACCATGCCATAGGAGCAACTTTCTTTTTTAATATCATGCATTATGCCTTACGCCCTTGGCCCTGGATTTTGGTGGCCCTGGCATCCTTGGTGGTATATCCCGATATTGCGAGTATTGCGGAGGCATTTCCCAACATGGACGAAAGCAAACTGGGCCATGACCTGGCCTATTCCGCTATGCTGACCAAACTACCAAGTGGTCTTTTGGGCGTGGTTTTGGCATCGTTGATCGCGGCCTATATGAGTACCATTTCCACACAGTTGAATTGGGGTTCCTCCTATATCGTTTTTGACTTTTACAAACGACAGATAAATCCCGATGCTACCGAAAAGCAAATGGTGGCCGTTGGAAGAATTTCTACGGTAGTCTTAATGGTAGTAAGTGCCCTTTTTGCATTGACCCTTCAAAACGCTTTTGAAGTGTTTGATCTTTTGATTCAGTTTGGTGCAGGAACGGGGCTCGTTTTTATCCTTCGATGGTTTTGGTGGCGTATCAATGCATGGAGTGAGATTACGGCCATGTTCGCCTCTGGAATTTTGGTCATTTTGTTGGCGAAAACCAGTTTGGGCGATATGTTTTTCGCACCCGAAACAGGTATATTCCCAGAATGGGCCAACTACCCTTTTATAGTAGTGGTCACCACAGCTATCTGGCTTTTGGTCACCTTTTTGACACCCCCTGAATCCGATGCTACCTTACGGTCTTTTTACAAGAAAATACAACCGGGTGGACCAGGTTGGAAGAAAGTGGTTTCCAAATCCAAAGCTGAAAACGTGGAAATAGTGAAAGCTGGTGAAAAATGGAGCGTTCCGCAAGGTATTACCGCTATGCTGTTGGGCATCGCCTTAATCTATTCTATTATGTTCGCCACCGGATATTGGATCTATGGTAGGACTCCTAGTGCCCTCATCTTAACGGGAGTTGCCTTGGTTACGGGTTTCCTTTTGATAAAGGCATGGAATAGGATGAAAGACAATATCCTTTAA